The following are encoded together in the Glycine soja cultivar W05 chromosome 5, ASM419377v2, whole genome shotgun sequence genome:
- the LOC114412729 gene encoding transmembrane 9 superfamily member 3 yields the protein MRRTNESAAAMGRSTLALVLAILISFQGTHVRSDASDHRYKDGDSVPLYANKVGPFHNPSETYRYFDLPFCVTGHEKEKTEALGEVLNGDRLVSAPYELSFKKEKDSKVVCKRKLTKEQVAQFREAVKKDYYFQMYYDDLPIWGFIGTIDKEGKTDPSEYKYFLYKHIQFDILYNKDRVIEISARMDPHSVVDLTEDKDVDVEFMYTAKWKETDTSFEKRMDKYSQSSSLPHHLEIHWFSIINSCVTVLLLTGFLATILMRVLKNDFMKYAQDEEAADDQEETGWKYIHGDVFRFPKHKSFFSAALGSGTQLFTLTIFIFMLALVGVFYPYNRGALFTALVVIYALTSGIAGYTATSFYIQLEGTNWVRNLLLTGCLFCGPLFLMFCFLNTVAIAYSATAALPFGTIVVIVLIWTLVTSPLLVLGGIAGKNSKTEFQAPVRTTKYPREIPPLPWYRSTIPQMAMAGFLPFSAIYIELYYIFASVWGHRIYTIYSILFIVFIILLIVTAFITVALTYFQLAAEDHEWWWRSFLCGGSTGLFIYGYCLYYYYARSDMSGFMQTSFFFGYMACICYGFFLMLGSVGFRASLLFVRHIYRSIKCE from the exons ATGCGAAGAACGAACGAGAGTGCAGCGGCAATGGGTAGAAGCACTTTGGCTTTGGTTCTCGCGATTCTGATCTCTTTTCAGGGAACCCACGTTAGATCCGATGCCTCCGATCACCGTTACAAGGATGGAGACTCCGTCCCTCTTTACGCCAACAAAGTTGGTCCCTTTCACAACCCCAG TGAAACGTATCGGTACTTTGACCTGCCATTCTGTGTAACAG GTCATGAGAAAGAAAAGACTGAAGCCCTCGGTGAGGTGTTGAATGGCGATCGCCTTGTTAGTGCTCCTTACGAACTTAGTTTCAAGAAGGAGAAAGACTCTAAGGTTGTATGCAAGAGAAAGCTCACAAAGGAGCAAGTTGCTCAGTTCCGAGAAGCAGTTAAGAAGGACTATTATTTCCAGATGTATTATGATGATTTGCCGATCTGGGGATTTATTGGGACGATTGACAAGGAAGGGAAAACTGACCCTAGTGAGTACAAGTATTTTCTTTACAAGCACATTCAGTTTGATATTCTGTACAACAAAGATCGTGTGATTGAAATCAGTGCCCGAATGGATCCTCATTCTGTGGTGGACCTGACTGAGGATaaagatgttgatgttgagttcATGTACACTGCAAAATGGAAGGAAACAGATACATCTTTTGAGAAGAGAATGGATAAATACTCTCAGTCTTCTTCTTTGCCACATCACTTGGAGATTCACTGGTTCTCAATCATAAACTCCTGTGTAACAGTTCTTCTTTTGACTGGTTTTCTGGCAACCATTCTCATGCGTGTATTGAAGAATGACTTTATGAA GTATGCTCAAGATGAGGAAGCTGCTgatgatcaagaggagacaggATGGAAATACATTCATGGTGATGTTTTCCGGTTTCCAAAGCACAAGTCTTTCTTTTCAGCAGCCCTTGGTTCTGGTACTCAGTTATTCACACT TACAATCTTCATTTTTATGCTTGCACTGGTTGGTGTGTTTTATCCATATAACCGAGGTGCTTTATTTACTGCACTGGTGGTCATATATGCTCTCACATCTGGCATTGCTGGCTACACTGCTACTTCCTTCTATATTCAACTTGAAGGGACTAATTGG GTTAGGAACTTATTGCTGACAGGATGCCTCTTTTGTGGCCCCCTATTCCTTATGTTCTGTTTCCTTAACACCGTTGCCATTGCTTATAGTGCAACTGCTGCCCTGCCATTTGGCACAATTGTGGTGATAGTCCTAATATGGACATTGGTAACTTCACCATTGCTTGTGTTGGGTGGTATTGCAGGTAAGAATAGCAAAACTGAGTTCCAAGCACCTGTCCGCACTACAAAATATCCCCGAGAGATTCCACCTCTGCCTTGGTACAGGAGTACCATTCCCCAGATGGCAATGGCAGGatttcttccttttagtgcCATCTACATAGAGCTGTACTACATTTTTGCTAGTGTATGGGGCCACCGAATTTATACCATCTACAGCATACTCTTCATTGTCTTCATTATTCTGTTGATTGTCACTGCTTTCATCACTGTGGCTTTGACTTACTTCCAACTTGCTGCTGAGGATCATGAATGGTGGTGGAG GTCTTTCCTTTGTGGTGGATCAACTGGCTTGTTCATCTACGGCTATTGCTTGTATTACTACTATGCACGATCAGATATGTCTGGTTTTATGCAAACTTCGTTCTTCTTCGGTTACATGGCCTGCATCTGCTATGGCTTCTTCCTCATGCTTGGTAGTGTAGGTTTCCGTGCCTCTCTGCTCTTTGTTCGTCACATATACAGGTCCATCAAGTGCGAGTAG